The genomic window CTAAGGATGCTAAAGTACCAGTAGCGGTTCATTTTGATCATGGAACAGATTTTCAGCTTATATTACAAGCTTTAAAAATGGGATTCACATCTGTGATGATCGATGGTGCAGCATTACCCTATGAGGAAAATGTAAAAAAGACGCAAAAAGTAGTGGAAGTAGCGCATGCTCTTGGGGCAACAGTAGAAGCAGAATTAGGAAGGGTAGAGGATTCTGGATCTTTTCAATGCCAAGAGGAGGATTTATATACGAATCCTAAAATGGCTATTGATTTTGAAAAGCAAACAGGGATAGACTTATTAGCAGTTTCTTTTGGTACTGCTCATGGTCTTTATATAGAAAAGCCTTGTTTAGATTTTGAACGTTTAAAAGAAATTTCTCAATCAGTTTCTATTCCATTGGTTATGCATGGAGGTTCAGGGCTTTTAAGGGAAGAATATCAAGAATCCATTTCTAAGGGAATTTGTAAGATTAATTATTATTCAGATTTAGCGCATCTTGTAGCGAAAGAAGTGGCGAAAAGATTAATGGAAGCTGAAAAATTAGGAAAAGAGATCTATATTCATGATATTTCTACTTGGTCTATCGAAATCATTCAAAGGGATGTTGCAGAAAAGATGAAAATATTTGGAAGTACAGGAGTTCTAGAAGGGAGAATGGAGTAATGAAAACGCGAGCTATTCGAATATATGGAAAAGAGGATTTACGTTTAGAAGAATTTCTATTACCAGAAATAAAAGAGGATGAGATTTTAGCGAGTGTTGTTACGGATAGCATTTGCATGTCAACCTATAA from Garciella nitratireducens DSM 15102 includes these protein-coding regions:
- a CDS encoding class II fructose-bisphosphate aldolase, translating into MTLVNTKKILEEARIKKYAIGAFNVTTLEAIRGIIAAAEQEKSPVIMEFAQAHEKFVPLKTIGPIMVQAAKDAKVPVAVHFDHGTDFQLILQALKMGFTSVMIDGAALPYEENVKKTQKVVEVAHALGATVEAELGRVEDSGSFQCQEEDLYTNPKMAIDFEKQTGIDLLAVSFGTAHGLYIEKPCLDFERLKEISQSVSIPLVMHGGSGLLREEYQESISKGICKINYYSDLAHLVAKEVAKRLMEAEKLGKEIYIHDISTWSIEIIQRDVAEKMKIFGSTGVLEGRME